The genomic region GGTCGGCCGCCAAAGTCGTCGAGCCGCTCCCGGAACTCGTCCATGAAGCCATCCTCGTTTTCCAGCACGTACCGCTGGTAGGCGTCGGTCAGCTCTTCGATAGCTGGCATCAGCGCCTCTGGCACGTACTGTCCACCGTACTCGCCGAACTTGGGGTCGTGTGCGTCGTCAGTACTCATGTGTCTGTAGTTGTTGTCTCAGCTGCATCAGTGTTCGCGCGTGTCAGTCGCCGCGTGTTCGCTTCTACGTCCGTCGCCGCGTCGTGGTCCATGATCGCCGAGCCGATCAGCAGGGCGTCCGCACCGGCGTCGCGCATCCGCGTGACGTCGTCCGCTGTCTGTATACCACTTTCAGCAATGAGTGTGACGCCCTCGGAGACATCTGGTGCGACAGTTTCGAACGTTCCGAGGTCGACCGCTAGCTCGCCGAGGTCGCGGTTGTTGACGCCAATGATGTCCGCGCCGGCGTTGAGCGCTTTCTCGACCTCTGCCGCGGTGTGAGCCTCCACGAGGACCTGAAAGCCGCGCTCACGCGCGGCCGTGAGGAGGTCCGCGAGGTCGTCAGTTCCGTCCGTTTCGAGAAAGCGGACGATGAGCAGGATCACGTCTGCTTCAACGACATCCAGCTGGTTCTCATGGAGGATGAAGTCCTTCCGCAGGATGGGCACGTCGACAGCCTCGCGAACCCGTTCGAGCGTCGCCGCCGACCCGCCGAAGTGGTCCGGCTCCGTCAGCACCGAGAGCGCCGCCGCGCCGCCCTCGACCATCTGTTGTGCGAGGGCAACCGGATCGTCGGTCCGCTCGCCG from Haloarcula sp. H-GB4 harbors:
- the trpC gene encoding indole-3-glycerol phosphate synthase, which encodes MDDSEEIAPAVQSILDAARERGGGGDRVSVTPRSLPDAFDAAAADGRTPVVAEIKPTSPTADGERTDDPVALAQQMVEGGAAALSVLTEPDHFGGSAATLERVREAVDVPILRKDFILHENQLDVVEADVILLIVRFLETDGTDDLADLLTAARERGFQVLVEAHTAAEVEKALNAGADIIGVNNRDLGELAVDLGTFETVAPDVSEGVTLIAESGIQTADDVTRMRDAGADALLIGSAIMDHDAATDVEANTRRLTRANTDAAETTTTDT